The Microbacterium foliorum genome has a window encoding:
- a CDS encoding DUF4870 domain-containing protein, protein MAEGQSDVPPQQPGHSSPPPPPGYVPPQAPGYASSPPPTPGYSPPPAPGYASPQAPGYAPPAAQGYAPPAAHGYAPPAAQGYAPPAAHGYAPPAAQGYPVGGYAAGAYPAAVPPRGLLPWALGLLILIPFPFVGGIASGIAMAVSGGASRRFGGPARENARTALNWGLTYLLVSTVLLVSHFVILFTLTADSPASGFYPLGIPITLYFAVSIFHLALVIMGMVRASGGKIMRVPFAIPYLRA, encoded by the coding sequence ATGGCTGAAGGGCAGAGCGACGTGCCGCCGCAGCAACCGGGCCATTCGTCGCCGCCGCCCCCTCCGGGATACGTCCCGCCGCAGGCCCCCGGATACGCATCGTCGCCACCACCGACTCCCGGGTACTCGCCACCACCGGCTCCTGGATACGCGTCGCCGCAGGCTCCCGGCTACGCCCCACCGGCCGCACAGGGCTACGCCCCACCGGCCGCACACGGCTACGCCCCACCGGCCGCACAGGGCTACGCCCCACCGGCCGCACACGGCTACGCGCCACCGGCGGCACAGGGCTACCCCGTGGGCGGATACGCGGCGGGTGCGTACCCCGCAGCTGTCCCACCGCGCGGTCTCCTCCCGTGGGCGCTCGGTCTGCTGATCCTGATCCCGTTCCCCTTCGTGGGCGGGATCGCCTCGGGCATCGCGATGGCGGTGAGCGGGGGAGCCTCGCGCCGATTCGGCGGCCCGGCACGGGAGAACGCCAGGACTGCACTCAACTGGGGGCTCACCTATCTGCTCGTCTCGACGGTGCTGCTGGTGTCGCACTTCGTGATCCTGTTCACCCTGACGGCAGATTCCCCCGCCTCGGGCTTCTACCCGCTCGGGATCCCGATCACGCTGTACTTCGCCGTGTCGATCTTCCACCTCGCCCTCGTGATCATGGGTATGGTGCGGGCTTCGGGCGGAAAGATCATGCGCGTGCCGTTTGCGATCCCGTACCTGCGCGCCTGA
- a CDS encoding alpha/beta hydrolase family protein, producing the protein MSTVSVDLPTGTTTVSADWVPGTNGSTVVIAHGAGAGKDHPFLQGYADALGALGFSTLRFNFPYVEQGRRMPGPATHAIATWRAVVAFARAQDPQAAVWATGKSYGGRMASMAVAEGLVVDGLAYLGYPLHAPGKPEKPRAEHLAAIAVPQLFVEGTNDPFIQPISQFDDVVATCRNARVVWIDGGGHTFEVKGRKLPASEIGASLAPIVAEFARP; encoded by the coding sequence ATGTCCACCGTCTCGGTCGATCTGCCCACGGGGACGACGACCGTCTCGGCCGACTGGGTGCCCGGGACGAACGGCTCGACTGTCGTCATCGCACACGGTGCGGGTGCGGGCAAGGACCACCCGTTCCTCCAGGGCTATGCGGACGCACTCGGCGCGCTCGGGTTCTCCACGCTGCGGTTCAATTTCCCCTACGTCGAGCAGGGGCGCCGGATGCCGGGACCGGCCACGCACGCGATCGCGACGTGGAGGGCCGTCGTGGCGTTCGCACGTGCGCAGGATCCGCAGGCGGCGGTGTGGGCCACGGGCAAGTCGTACGGCGGGCGCATGGCGTCGATGGCGGTCGCCGAGGGCCTCGTCGTCGACGGTCTCGCCTACCTCGGGTATCCGCTGCATGCGCCGGGAAAGCCGGAGAAGCCCCGGGCGGAGCACCTGGCGGCCATCGCCGTTCCGCAGCTGTTCGTCGAAGGGACGAATGATCCCTTCATCCAGCCCATCTCGCAGTTCGACGACGTCGTCGCGACGTGCCGGAACGCCAGGGTGGTGTGGATCGACGGCGGCGGCCACACCTTCGAGGTGAAGGGACGAAAGCTCCCGGCATCCGAGATCGGCGCGTCTCTCGCGCCGATCGTCGCGGAGTTCGCACGGCCCTGA
- a CDS encoding metallophosphoesterase family protein yields MSLERIALIADVHGNLTALDTVLEDIRRRGITRIVNLGDTAGKGPRGEAAVQRCRAACEVSVRGNWDDFLPSIPDDGPAEMLWWRDELSPSSRAWLGALPLSVDIALSGRRIRLFHASAQSPHVRVHHRHTPEQFSAMFEATEMTGDGPLPDVVGYADIHDAYIETNDGRTLFNVGSVGNPLDTPVSSYVVLEGGASADDPFAVQFVRVPYDIEAEIAVAESLDMPTTDVWSIELRTAVFRGRQS; encoded by the coding sequence GTGAGTCTCGAACGAATCGCCCTGATCGCCGATGTGCATGGCAACCTGACCGCACTCGACACGGTGCTCGAAGACATCCGGCGGCGGGGGATCACCCGCATCGTCAACCTCGGCGACACGGCGGGCAAAGGACCGCGCGGGGAGGCTGCGGTGCAGCGCTGCCGTGCGGCCTGCGAGGTGAGCGTCCGCGGCAACTGGGACGACTTCCTCCCCTCGATCCCCGACGACGGGCCGGCCGAGATGCTCTGGTGGCGTGACGAGCTGTCGCCCTCCAGCAGGGCATGGCTCGGAGCGCTTCCGCTGAGTGTCGACATCGCGCTCAGCGGTCGGCGGATCCGCCTGTTCCACGCATCGGCGCAGAGCCCGCACGTCAGGGTGCACCATCGGCACACGCCCGAGCAGTTCTCGGCGATGTTCGAGGCGACGGAGATGACCGGCGACGGACCGCTGCCCGACGTCGTCGGCTATGCCGACATCCACGACGCCTACATCGAGACGAACGACGGACGCACGCTGTTCAACGTCGGCAGTGTCGGGAACCCGCTCGACACGCCCGTGTCGTCGTACGTGGTCCTCGAAGGAGGGGCGTCGGCCGACGACCCCTTCGCCGTGCAGTTCGTGCGGGTGCCGTACGACATCGAGGCCGAGATCGCCGTCGCCGAATCGCTCGACATGCCGACGACCGACGTATGGTCGATCGAGCTCCGCACGGCCGTGTTCCGCGGACGCCAGTCGTGA
- a CDS encoding VOC family protein — translation MRGLHHVEIWVPSLDEAVESWSWLLARLGFALTGEWPDGRTWTAGSAYVTVTTSPNLSSAAHDRRRAGVNHLAFWGGTRIEVDAVLADAEAHGWHPLYHERYPHAGGPDHYAGWAENAQGFKVEIVADPPSE, via the coding sequence GTGAGAGGCCTGCATCACGTCGAGATCTGGGTGCCGAGCCTCGACGAGGCCGTCGAGAGCTGGAGCTGGCTGCTCGCACGACTGGGGTTCGCGCTCACCGGGGAGTGGCCGGACGGACGCACGTGGACGGCAGGGAGCGCCTATGTGACGGTCACGACCTCCCCGAACCTCTCGTCGGCAGCACACGATCGGCGTCGTGCGGGCGTGAACCACCTGGCGTTCTGGGGCGGTACGCGCATCGAGGTCGACGCCGTGCTCGCCGACGCGGAGGCCCACGGATGGCATCCGCTGTATCACGAGAGATACCCGCATGCCGGGGGACCGGACCACTACGCCGGGTGGGCGGAGAACGCTCAGGGTTTCAAAGTCGAGATCGTCGCCGACCCGCCGTCAGAGTGA
- a CDS encoding aminoglycoside phosphotransferase family protein — protein MHEGELELTDDDAARLIVGRFPEFALLPLRRVRTSGTVNRIIRIGDDLAARFPLLPATETALAAEAEAMSEFAQTCTVAAPQPVGIGEPTSEYPSAWAVQTWVPGETASHDHQEASDSLAMDLAELIASLRTADVRGRVFDGQGRGGALTDHDEWIALCIDRSSHLLDTARVQRLWRALRVVPPSGPDVMSHRDLTPFNLLVSDDHLVGVLDGGGFGPADAALDLVGAWHLFDGPRRRILRDRLGSGEAEWLRGAAWALQQAMGLVWYYEDSHPDMSALGLSTMHRLLADAELTSL, from the coding sequence ATGCATGAGGGCGAGCTCGAGCTCACCGACGACGACGCCGCGCGGCTGATCGTCGGACGTTTCCCCGAGTTCGCCCTCCTCCCCCTCCGGCGTGTGCGCACCTCCGGGACCGTGAACCGGATCATCCGCATCGGCGATGATCTGGCGGCACGGTTCCCGCTGCTCCCCGCGACGGAGACGGCGCTGGCCGCAGAGGCCGAGGCGATGTCCGAGTTCGCGCAGACCTGCACCGTCGCGGCACCGCAGCCCGTCGGCATCGGCGAGCCGACCTCCGAGTATCCGTCCGCCTGGGCCGTGCAGACCTGGGTGCCCGGAGAGACCGCGAGTCACGATCACCAGGAGGCATCCGATTCGCTGGCGATGGACCTCGCCGAGCTGATCGCGTCGCTGCGGACGGCCGACGTGCGCGGACGTGTCTTCGACGGGCAGGGCCGCGGCGGTGCCCTCACCGACCATGACGAGTGGATCGCGCTGTGCATCGACCGGAGCAGCCATCTGCTCGACACCGCTCGCGTGCAGCGACTGTGGCGCGCACTGCGTGTCGTTCCCCCGTCCGGCCCCGATGTCATGAGTCACCGGGACCTGACGCCGTTCAACCTGCTGGTGTCGGATGATCACCTGGTCGGCGTCCTGGACGGCGGCGGCTTCGGACCGGCTGACGCTGCGCTCGACCTCGTCGGCGCCTGGCATCTGTTCGACGGCCCGCGTCGTCGGATCCTCCGCGACCGCCTCGGTTCAGGCGAGGCTGAATGGCTGCGCGGCGCGGCCTGGGCGCTGCAGCAGGCGATGGGACTGGTCTGGTACTACGAGGACTCGCATCCCGACATGAGCGCTCTCGGACTCTCCACGATGCATCGGCTGCTCGCCGACGCCGAGCTCACCTCACTCTGA